In Desulfobotulus pelophilus, the following proteins share a genomic window:
- a CDS encoding PaaI family thioesterase, protein MTDVMENHDIILKRLAEAGGELGDHFVTPPCFITSGGIFTQYQEGCFLACRFSHDKSLINPGGSLQGGFLMAAFDNVFGPFSILESGRAAVTLDLNGTFLRPLMESDRFYSVRAMMIERSARFLVMEGEARDACGRLAARAYSRMFFL, encoded by the coding sequence GTGACAGACGTAATGGAAAATCATGATATCATCCTGAAACGGCTTGCAGAAGCAGGAGGGGAACTTGGGGACCATTTTGTCACCCCTCCCTGTTTCATCACTTCAGGAGGAATTTTTACGCAATACCAGGAGGGGTGTTTCCTGGCCTGCCGTTTCAGCCATGACAAAAGCCTGATCAATCCGGGAGGTTCTCTGCAAGGGGGCTTCCTCATGGCAGCCTTTGACAATGTGTTTGGTCCTTTTTCCATCCTGGAATCGGGAAGAGCGGCCGTTACCCTTGATTTGAACGGTACCTTCCTGCGCCCGCTGATGGAAAGCGATCGTTTTTATTCTGTACGGGCAATGATGATCGAAAGGTCCGCCAGGTTTCTTGTGATGGAAGGCGAAGCCAGAGATGCCTGCGGGCGGCTGGCGGCGAGGGCGTATTCGCGGATGTTTTTTCTATAG
- a CDS encoding efflux transporter outer membrane subunit has protein sequence MLRWIHVLVLLSFFFGCTARQYPTPEGLPEGLPAAYEVEVLDEGASVQGWWELFGDRELVFLVEEALRRNYDIREAFARLEAAAADFGSVRAGELPDLTMTGEVGQQRTRNSETGQTRSSERYNTFLAASYEVDLWGRVAAASAAEGERFRASREDLESAAMTVAATVAEVWVARKQTLAHIDLVRVQLEEEKALLSIEEARFVSGMSSALDVLRQKETVLATTARLPDLKAELRLQQHRLALLTGRAASGFRVGEDVSGDALVTVPLPATGLPLELLEQRPDIRAAHARLVASGWDLEATKALRLPKLTLSARAGLTAAGMSLLGEGWLLDAAADMALPLFDGGRRRANIDRSGAIVRERVAVFERTVMTAVKEVEDALAREERQEALVRETSLRLDAARITLEEAMRRYHWGDNNFDAVLTARTRIRDLEERIVEQQASRIQARIALYRALGGQWWQHLPVYVYEDE, from the coding sequence TTGTTACGATGGATCCATGTGCTGGTGCTGTTGTCTTTCTTTTTCGGGTGCACGGCAAGACAGTATCCCACTCCGGAAGGACTCCCCGAAGGACTCCCTGCTGCCTATGAAGTTGAAGTTCTCGATGAAGGAGCGTCTGTTCAGGGATGGTGGGAGCTTTTCGGAGACCGGGAACTGGTTTTTCTTGTGGAAGAAGCCCTGCGTCGCAATTACGATATTCGTGAGGCTTTTGCACGGCTCGAGGCCGCTGCCGCTGATTTTGGTTCGGTGCGGGCCGGTGAGTTGCCGGATTTGACCATGACTGGCGAGGTGGGCCAGCAGCGAACCCGTAACAGTGAAACAGGTCAGACCCGCAGCAGCGAACGGTACAACACCTTTCTTGCGGCAAGTTATGAAGTGGACCTTTGGGGTCGTGTGGCTGCAGCTTCTGCCGCTGAGGGGGAACGTTTCCGTGCCAGCCGGGAAGACCTGGAAAGTGCGGCCATGACGGTGGCGGCAACGGTGGCAGAGGTCTGGGTGGCAAGGAAGCAGACCCTTGCCCACATTGACCTTGTGAGAGTTCAGCTTGAGGAAGAAAAGGCCCTTCTGTCCATCGAAGAGGCCCGCTTTGTCAGTGGAATGTCATCGGCCCTCGATGTGCTGCGTCAGAAAGAAACGGTACTTGCCACAACAGCCCGTCTGCCTGATCTGAAAGCAGAACTACGTCTTCAGCAGCATCGCCTTGCTTTGCTCACGGGAAGGGCGGCATCGGGTTTTCGGGTTGGTGAAGATGTGTCGGGCGATGCTCTGGTAACCGTGCCTCTGCCTGCTACGGGACTTCCCCTTGAACTACTTGAACAAAGGCCGGATATTCGGGCTGCCCATGCACGGCTTGTGGCTTCGGGATGGGATCTGGAGGCCACAAAGGCTCTGCGGCTTCCAAAGCTGACCCTGTCTGCAAGGGCAGGCCTGACGGCTGCGGGAATGTCTCTTCTGGGAGAAGGATGGCTTCTTGATGCGGCTGCCGATATGGCTTTGCCTCTTTTTGACGGGGGTAGGCGCAGGGCGAATATTGATCGCAGTGGGGCCATTGTCCGGGAGAGGGTGGCTGTTTTTGAGCGTACGGTCATGACAGCTGTGAAGGAAGTGGAGGATGCCCTGGCACGGGAAGAGCGTCAGGAGGCCCTTGTAAGAGAAACCTCCCTGCGCCTGGATGCCGCCAGAATCACATTGGAAGAGGCCATGCGCCGGTATCACTGGGGGGACAATAATTTTGATGCTGTGCTGACGGCCCGTACCCGGATCCGGGATCTGGAGGAGCGTATTGTGGAACAGCAGGCTTCCCGGATTCAGGCACGGATTGCCCTTTACCGTGCCCTTGGTGGCCAGTGGTGGCAGCATCTGCCTGTCTATGTATATGAAGACGAATAG
- a CDS encoding efflux RND transporter periplasmic adaptor subunit, giving the protein MTSISSQPHNRPPAFRMPMWLRICIPLVILAAGAGVGLYFMETRPAAQRKPAVPPVPLVMVQALQTTKAQERISVMGTVIPEREAEIRSSLAGTLVFMAEDFMPGGWVDAGALMLKVDPADYGIVLEKAKAGLERAKADFELEKGRAAMAEAEVRTLEGLTGSSFSPTDLAFRKPQLRQMEAAIATAMADVSMAEIELERTRILAPFDGVLTRRHVVAGTRVSPGETVATLVGRDWFWVEARMPLDRLSFLRAAKDAEGASKAWIRTRMGERVGHVFRILPDISEHARMARVIVAVKDPLGMHHERPPLFLGDYLSMDLEGRFLEEVFYLPHGSLREGNRIWVVGEDSRLRFLSVVPLFSDDYGVYIAPDVEENSLLVVSDLSLAVEGMMVAVEYGERDRSERVPLNAERGE; this is encoded by the coding sequence ATGACATCGATTTCTTCCCAGCCCCATAACAGGCCCCCTGCTTTCCGAATGCCCATGTGGTTAAGAATTTGTATTCCCCTTGTGATACTGGCAGCCGGTGCCGGTGTGGGGCTGTATTTTATGGAAACCCGTCCGGCTGCCCAGCGGAAACCGGCGGTGCCACCTGTTCCCCTCGTTATGGTTCAGGCCCTTCAAACGACAAAAGCTCAGGAGCGGATTTCCGTTATGGGAACCGTGATTCCCGAAAGAGAGGCGGAAATCCGCAGCTCTCTTGCAGGGACCCTGGTTTTCATGGCGGAAGATTTTATGCCGGGAGGCTGGGTGGATGCGGGGGCACTGATGCTGAAAGTGGATCCGGCAGACTATGGAATTGTCCTTGAAAAGGCAAAGGCGGGTCTTGAGAGGGCAAAGGCGGATTTTGAACTGGAAAAGGGCCGTGCTGCCATGGCAGAGGCAGAGGTCAGAACCCTGGAAGGTCTTACGGGCAGCTCCTTTTCGCCCACGGATCTGGCTTTCCGCAAGCCCCAGCTTCGCCAGATGGAGGCCGCCATAGCCACAGCCATGGCAGATGTGTCCATGGCGGAAATTGAGTTGGAAAGGACGAGGATTCTGGCTCCTTTTGATGGGGTACTGACCCGGCGTCATGTGGTTGCAGGAACCCGTGTTTCCCCGGGAGAAACTGTGGCCACACTGGTGGGACGGGACTGGTTCTGGGTAGAGGCCCGGATGCCGTTGGACCGGCTTTCTTTTCTTAGGGCTGCCAAAGATGCGGAAGGGGCCTCTAAGGCCTGGATACGAACCCGGATGGGAGAGCGGGTAGGTCATGTTTTCAGGATTTTACCGGATATCAGCGAGCATGCCCGTATGGCCCGTGTGATTGTGGCCGTCAAGGACCCTCTGGGTATGCATCACGAAAGACCGCCTCTTTTTCTCGGGGACTATCTTTCCATGGATCTGGAAGGGCGTTTTTTGGAAGAAGTATTTTATCTTCCCCATGGCAGCCTGAGGGAGGGGAACAGGATCTGGGTGGTGGGCGAAGATTCCCGTTTGCGTTTTCTGTCTGTTGTTCCGCTTTTTAGCGATGATTATGGGGTTTACATAGCACCGGATGTAGAAGAGAACAGTCTCCTTGTGGTTTCGGATCTCAGTCTGGCAGTGGAGGGGATGATGGTTGCGGTGGAGTATGGTGAAAGAGATCGGTCAGAGAGAGTTCCCCTGAATGCCGAAAGAGGTGAATAG
- a CDS encoding efflux RND transporter permease subunit → MATYTGGPIAWMTRNNVAANLLMVVCIVGGLVMFTGIKQEVFPDFDLGTVTVSVAYPGAGPEEVEQGIVLALEEAVQGLEGLDKFVSVASEGMGQVQIEVLEGTDINRFSQDVQREVDRITTFPDDAESPRIVVDARMREVLSIAVFGPQDEFVLREAAEQMRDRFLERDDITQVSLEGVRDHEISVSIAEEELRRYGLTLEALGRRLAEVSVEMGGGRLETRGGEILLRMKDRKYTAASYRDVAILTHKDGSRLLLGDIARVEESFEDTDVRAFFNGYPAVMVNVYRVGEETPIAVSRATLAALKELRGTLPEGIDTDVVRDFSRVFEQRADLLLRNAGLGLIIVFGCLALFLEIRLAFWVSLGIPISFMGAFLLLPMTDFSINMVTLFAFIVTLGIVVDDAIVVGENVYSMRQRGLSFMDASVQGAREMAVPVTFSVLTNMVAFLPLAFVPGMIGKIFGTLPLVVIAVFMMSLIESLYILPAHLAHQREGTRGLLSRFRDFQMAFSQGLIRFINGFYGPVLARCLAHRYLVLAVSLAILMVTLGYVKSGRMGMELFPRIESDYAFCEAVIPYGSSRERASEIHDRLVRSARKLVAEHGGEDLSLGIFSRIRENAIQVRIYLTAPGIRPMGTTELVNRWRSDVGHIAGIETISFQADRGGPGSGKALTVELSHRDIETLEAAGRYLAEQLRDFPLVSDVDDGAARGKQQLDFSMLPEGERLGLTAREVARQVRSAFQGVEALRFQRGRNEVTVRVRLPEKERMRMEHLQDLVLRTPEGSEVLFRDVVRLEEGRAYTEIRRRSGRRILNVTGDVTPASRAVEVVQALQAEVLPDLHYRFPGLTAGFEGRQADMQESTQRLFQGLFLAMVAVYALLAVPFKSYFQPLIMMCCIPFGLVGAVMGHLIMGYSLSMMSLFGIVALCGVVVNGGLVMIDLANRLRRQGVESLPAIWQAGVSRFRPILLTTLTTFGGLAPMIFETSRQARFLIPMAISLGFGIVFASLITLVLVPSFYMILEDMAGFFRKGETETPFSKKGIPVIDPEKR, encoded by the coding sequence ATGGCAACGTATACCGGGGGACCCATTGCCTGGATGACCCGCAATAATGTGGCGGCCAACCTGTTGATGGTTGTCTGCATTGTTGGCGGTCTTGTGATGTTTACGGGAATCAAGCAGGAAGTGTTCCCTGATTTTGATCTGGGGACGGTCACCGTTTCCGTGGCCTATCCCGGTGCCGGCCCTGAAGAGGTGGAGCAGGGTATCGTTCTGGCTCTGGAGGAGGCTGTACAGGGTCTGGAAGGATTGGATAAGTTTGTTTCCGTTGCCTCCGAGGGAATGGGGCAAGTGCAGATAGAGGTTCTGGAAGGTACGGATATTAATCGTTTCTCCCAGGATGTTCAACGGGAAGTGGACAGGATTACCACCTTTCCCGATGATGCGGAAAGCCCCCGGATCGTGGTGGATGCCAGGATGCGTGAAGTGCTTTCCATAGCTGTATTTGGTCCTCAGGATGAGTTTGTGCTCAGGGAAGCAGCGGAGCAGATGCGGGATCGTTTTCTGGAACGGGACGATATCACGCAGGTCTCCCTGGAAGGTGTGCGGGATCATGAAATTTCCGTGTCCATTGCCGAGGAAGAATTGCGCCGTTATGGCCTGACTCTGGAGGCTCTGGGTCGCAGGCTGGCAGAAGTTTCTGTGGAAATGGGAGGAGGTCGGCTGGAAACCCGTGGGGGGGAAATTCTCCTCAGAATGAAAGACAGAAAATATACGGCGGCCAGTTACAGAGATGTGGCCATTCTTACCCATAAGGACGGATCCAGGCTCCTTCTCGGGGATATAGCCCGTGTGGAAGAAAGTTTTGAAGACACGGATGTGCGGGCATTTTTCAATGGCTATCCCGCCGTGATGGTGAATGTGTATCGGGTGGGAGAAGAAACGCCCATTGCCGTATCCCGGGCTACTCTGGCGGCGCTGAAGGAACTGCGGGGCACATTGCCGGAAGGCATTGATACGGATGTGGTTCGAGATTTTTCCAGGGTTTTTGAGCAGCGGGCGGATCTTCTCCTGCGCAATGCCGGACTGGGTTTGATTATTGTCTTTGGCTGTCTGGCCCTTTTTCTGGAAATCCGCCTGGCTTTCTGGGTCAGCCTCGGTATTCCCATCAGTTTTATGGGGGCTTTTCTTCTTTTGCCCATGACGGATTTTTCCATCAATATGGTGACCCTTTTTGCCTTTATTGTCACCCTTGGTATTGTTGTGGATGATGCCATTGTAGTGGGAGAAAATGTGTATTCCATGCGTCAGCGGGGGCTGTCGTTTATGGATGCATCCGTTCAGGGCGCACGGGAGATGGCTGTGCCCGTTACCTTCAGCGTGCTGACCAATATGGTAGCCTTTCTGCCCCTGGCCTTTGTACCGGGCATGATAGGAAAAATATTTGGTACCTTGCCTCTGGTGGTCATCGCTGTTTTTATGATGTCTCTCATAGAAAGCCTGTACATTCTTCCTGCTCACCTGGCCCATCAGAGGGAAGGGACAAGGGGTCTTTTAAGCCGATTCAGGGATTTTCAGATGGCGTTCAGCCAGGGGCTGATACGTTTCATCAATGGTTTTTACGGTCCTGTTCTTGCCCGTTGTCTGGCCCATCGCTATCTGGTGCTGGCGGTGAGTCTGGCCATACTCATGGTGACCTTGGGTTATGTAAAAAGTGGTCGCATGGGCATGGAACTGTTTCCCAGAATTGAGTCGGACTATGCTTTTTGTGAGGCGGTGATTCCTTATGGCTCCTCCAGAGAGCGGGCATCCGAAATCCATGACAGACTGGTACGGTCTGCGAGAAAACTGGTGGCGGAGCATGGAGGGGAAGATCTCTCTCTGGGTATTTTCTCACGGATCCGTGAGAATGCCATACAGGTCCGCATTTATCTGACGGCTCCCGGCATAAGACCCATGGGTACAACGGAGCTGGTTAACCGGTGGCGCAGCGATGTGGGCCATATTGCGGGCATTGAAACCATCAGCTTTCAGGCAGACAGAGGAGGGCCGGGTTCAGGTAAAGCCCTTACGGTGGAGCTTTCCCACAGGGATATTGAGACCCTTGAAGCTGCAGGCCGGTATCTGGCCGAACAGTTGCGGGATTTCCCCCTTGTAAGTGATGTGGATGACGGTGCCGCCCGGGGAAAGCAGCAGCTGGATTTTTCCATGCTTCCCGAAGGTGAGCGGCTGGGGCTTACGGCGCGGGAAGTGGCCAGGCAGGTGCGTTCTGCTTTCCAGGGGGTGGAGGCTCTTCGTTTTCAGAGAGGTCGCAATGAGGTGACCGTGAGGGTGCGGTTACCGGAAAAAGAGCGCATGCGCATGGAGCATTTGCAGGATCTTGTACTGCGAACGCCTGAGGGAAGCGAGGTGCTGTTCAGGGATGTTGTCCGGCTGGAAGAAGGAAGGGCGTATACGGAAATCCGCAGACGGTCTGGGCGGCGTATTCTTAATGTGACGGGCGATGTGACTCCTGCGTCACGGGCGGTGGAGGTGGTGCAGGCCTTGCAGGCTGAGGTGCTGCCTGATCTGCATTACCGGTTTCCGGGCCTTACCGCAGGCTTTGAGGGCAGACAGGCGGATATGCAGGAAAGTACCCAGCGTCTGTTTCAGGGTCTGTTTCTTGCCATGGTGGCTGTGTATGCCCTGCTGGCCGTTCCTTTTAAGAGCTATTTTCAGCCATTGATTATGATGTGCTGTATTCCCTTTGGTCTTGTGGGGGCTGTTATGGGTCATCTGATCATGGGATATTCCCTTTCCATGATGAGCCTTTTCGGTATTGTTGCGTTGTGCGGAGTGGTGGTGAACGGCGGTTTGGTCATGATAGATCTGGCTAACCGGTTACGGAGGCAGGGTGTGGAGAGCCTGCCTGCCATATGGCAGGCAGGGGTTTCCCGCTTCCGGCCCATCCTGCTGACCACCCTGACCACCTTCGGGGGGCTGGCACCCATGATATTTGAGACTTCCCGTCAGGCCCGTTTTCTGATTCCCATGGCTATCAGTCTGGGTTTTGGCATTGTCTTTGCCTCTTTGATAACCTTGGTACTGGTTCCTTCTTTTTATATGATACTGGAGGATATGGCGGGGTTTTTCAGAAAGGGTGAAACAGAAACCCCCTTTTCAAAGAAAGGGATTCCTGTGATAGATCCTGAGAAACGATGA
- a CDS encoding sensor domain-containing diguanylate cyclase: MSLFEKHKNPITLAYALGLSAMLIITLLMAGNGWLHYQKKFEAAETKAQEFSRMLALSSTQQLGGIKILFKGLFLWLESCARNSLDLCHDISPQLKKLILEEPYIMDILVMNPEGDLRHWAGGLSLPTDAQRRQYVHTHRADHRQTLAISPPPVISGNKQQSFFTISQAFHTPEGNLQYIFAVLIDLDFLRRSYETLLLPPDGTAGLIMDNGQILLRIPDHDTYAGVFASVISDHLNLRDQKVIRARGLDNVARIVAFETIEPYPLLSWVSLSRKNILKEWWQQEKSSLAISLLACSFFLFLTHALAKALKRQEAEKHALFTLAGTDALTGLANRRQALISLERGMARSRRTGRALSVIMVDLDHFKAVNDTFGHPQGDAILQQTARNMENRLRASDLAARIGGEEFLIILPDTDIEGASSLAESLRVSFRENLQLPKSMDWKLSASIGVCQMHKEDTAEYLICRVDALLYQAKKRGRDQVVTDHNPAATL, translated from the coding sequence ATGTCTCTTTTTGAAAAACATAAAAACCCCATAACCCTGGCCTACGCTCTGGGACTCTCTGCCATGCTTATTATCACCCTTCTCATGGCAGGAAATGGCTGGCTCCATTACCAAAAAAAATTTGAGGCCGCCGAAACAAAGGCACAGGAATTCAGCCGGATGCTTGCCTTAAGTTCCACACAGCAGCTTGGCGGTATTAAAATTCTTTTTAAAGGGCTCTTCCTGTGGCTGGAATCATGTGCCCGGAACAGTCTGGATCTCTGTCATGACATTTCGCCCCAGCTGAAAAAACTGATCTTGGAAGAACCTTATATCATGGACATTCTTGTCATGAATCCGGAAGGAGATCTCCGCCACTGGGCAGGAGGCCTGTCTCTGCCCACCGATGCCCAGAGAAGGCAGTACGTCCACACCCACAGGGCAGACCACCGACAGACTCTTGCCATCAGCCCTCCTCCTGTCATATCCGGTAACAAGCAACAGTCTTTTTTTACCATATCTCAGGCGTTCCATACCCCCGAAGGGAACCTGCAGTATATCTTTGCCGTCCTCATTGATCTTGATTTCCTCCGCCGAAGCTACGAAACCCTTCTTCTGCCTCCCGATGGAACAGCAGGCCTCATCATGGACAACGGCCAGATTCTTCTTCGCATACCCGATCACGATACCTACGCAGGTGTATTTGCCTCCGTCATTTCCGATCACCTGAATCTTCGTGATCAGAAAGTAATCCGGGCCAGAGGGCTGGATAATGTTGCTCGAATTGTTGCCTTTGAAACCATTGAACCCTATCCCCTCCTTTCATGGGTTTCTCTCTCCAGAAAAAATATTCTGAAGGAGTGGTGGCAGCAGGAAAAAAGCAGCCTGGCCATCAGCCTTCTGGCCTGTTCCTTTTTTCTCTTTCTCACTCACGCACTGGCAAAAGCCCTGAAGCGGCAGGAAGCCGAAAAGCATGCTCTCTTCACTCTGGCCGGCACAGATGCCCTCACCGGTCTTGCCAACCGCAGACAGGCCCTTATCAGCCTTGAACGGGGAATGGCCCGTTCCCGCCGGACAGGCAGAGCCCTTTCCGTCATCATGGTTGATCTCGATCACTTCAAGGCCGTCAACGATACCTTTGGCCACCCCCAGGGTGATGCCATTCTCCAGCAAACGGCCCGGAACATGGAAAACCGGTTACGCGCCTCTGATCTTGCGGCCCGGATTGGCGGTGAGGAATTCCTTATCATCCTCCCGGATACGGATATCGAAGGTGCCTCCAGCCTGGCAGAATCCCTGCGCGTAAGCTTCAGGGAGAATCTCCAGCTGCCCAAATCCATGGACTGGAAACTTTCTGCCAGCATCGGAGTCTGCCAGATGCACAAAGAAGACACGGCAGAATATCTGATCTGCCGCGTGGACGCCCTTCTTTATCAGGCCAAAAAAAGAGGGCGGGACCAGGTGGTGACAGACCACAACCCTGCGGCTACCCTCTGA
- a CDS encoding YcgN family cysteine cluster protein codes for MTFWEKKKMDEMTVEEWESLCDGCGRCCLVKMEDDETGKIYFTRLACQFLDLVSCRCEIYENRFRCEVSCLAVRDCLAHHPHWLPESCAYRCLHEGRKLPDWHPLRHGGSRERAMIASVGPWAVSVMDLDPLHLDPEAFLIRFSGQDGIEVWGYDDEEEEG; via the coding sequence ATGACGTTTTGGGAAAAAAAGAAAATGGATGAGATGACCGTGGAAGAATGGGAATCTCTCTGTGATGGGTGCGGGCGGTGCTGCCTTGTCAAAATGGAGGATGACGAAACAGGGAAAATATATTTTACCCGGTTGGCCTGTCAGTTTCTGGATCTTGTCAGCTGCCGGTGTGAGATTTATGAGAATCGTTTCCGTTGTGAGGTCTCCTGCCTTGCTGTCCGGGACTGCCTGGCCCATCACCCCCACTGGTTGCCGGAAAGCTGCGCCTACCGCTGCCTTCATGAAGGGCGTAAACTGCCGGACTGGCATCCTCTGCGACATGGGGGGAGCCGGGAAAGAGCCATGATTGCTTCTGTGGGGCCATGGGCTGTTTCCGTGATGGATCTGGACCCTTTACATCTGGATCCGGAGGCCTTTCTCATCCGTTTTAGTGGGCAAGATGGCATCGAAGTATGGGGCTATGATGATGAAGAAGAAGAGGGGTAA
- a CDS encoding substrate-binding periplasmic protein, giving the protein MQQSMLSILCQCLWSGLFGLCLFSPVQACCAELPAVLHIATPQWEGQTNADGSGFFFEVVQKIYEPHGIRVSWEFANWNRSMDLVAKQHADAMPSIWKEDAEAAGLKLPRLPLYIEYTVAVLKRTSIPDWQGIASLRGRKAVWLRGYDYHFDTPLEAFNLKWEEVASEEALWRMLAADRVDVIIEAGIDVDRYMTDNMVDTTVYGVKPLWGQKAYLAFSPAASSEKLMALFDEGMAAMLVSGELAVLHEKWGVTGFMPSAWERPGERVQALP; this is encoded by the coding sequence ATGCAGCAAAGCATGCTTTCCATCCTTTGCCAGTGCCTGTGGAGTGGTCTGTTTGGCCTGTGTCTTTTTTCCCCGGTACAGGCCTGTTGTGCAGAGCTGCCTGCAGTCCTACACATTGCAACGCCTCAGTGGGAAGGCCAGACCAATGCGGACGGAAGCGGTTTCTTTTTTGAGGTAGTCCAAAAAATATATGAGCCCCATGGCATTCGGGTTTCCTGGGAGTTTGCCAACTGGAACCGTTCCATGGATCTTGTGGCGAAACAACATGCCGATGCCATGCCCAGTATCTGGAAGGAAGATGCGGAGGCTGCCGGTCTGAAGCTGCCCCGGCTTCCTCTCTACATTGAATATACCGTTGCCGTATTGAAAAGAACGTCCATTCCGGACTGGCAGGGCATTGCGTCCCTGAGAGGTAGAAAAGCTGTATGGCTGAGGGGGTATGATTACCATTTTGACACCCCCCTTGAAGCCTTTAATCTGAAATGGGAGGAGGTTGCCAGCGAGGAAGCTCTCTGGCGCATGCTGGCAGCGGACCGTGTGGATGTCATTATCGAGGCCGGTATAGATGTGGATCGTTATATGACTGACAATATGGTGGATACAACGGTGTATGGAGTGAAACCCCTTTGGGGTCAGAAGGCCTATTTGGCCTTTTCTCCCGCAGCATCGTCTGAAAAATTGATGGCCCTTTTTGATGAAGGGATGGCAGCCATGCTGGTATCCGGTGAGCTGGCTGTCCTGCATGAAAAATGGGGAGTGACAGGTTTTATGCCTTCCGCGTGGGAAAGGCCGGGCGAAAGGGTACAGGCATTACCCTGA
- the dinB gene encoding DNA polymerase IV gives MSHNISSSHQRKIIHIDMDAFYASIEQRDHPELKGRPVIVGGDPKGRGVVATCSYEARKFGIHSAMPASQAARKCPHAIFIQPRKAVYTAVSRQIFAICQEFSNCIEPLSLDEAFLDVSRDIMGIGSATATARKLLEKIYQQTGLTASAGVSYNKFLAKVASDIRKPSGLTVIRPEDAPSFLDKLPVRRFFGVGKTTEKKMHQHLLFTGKDLKEKGKEGLMALFGKAGVDFYLFAIGQDTRPVAPGRSRKSIGRELTLEKDIRTREEMLGILQELALDVEGSLFRKKWAGHTLTLKVRYPDFRSVTRSTTLPLAIWKSEDMMREVSILLDRTDAEKEAVRLLGLTMSHFPGSEEKREPQGRQLLLPFADNCPSGPF, from the coding sequence ATGTCTCACAACATTTCTTCCAGCCATCAACGTAAAATCATTCACATAGACATGGATGCCTTCTACGCTTCCATCGAACAGAGGGATCATCCTGAACTCAAGGGCAGGCCTGTCATCGTTGGCGGTGACCCCAAAGGGCGGGGCGTTGTGGCCACATGCAGCTACGAGGCCAGAAAATTCGGAATTCACTCTGCCATGCCCGCATCCCAGGCCGCCCGTAAATGTCCCCATGCCATCTTTATCCAACCAAGAAAAGCCGTGTATACTGCCGTATCCCGACAGATTTTTGCCATATGCCAGGAATTTTCCAACTGTATTGAACCCCTGTCTCTGGATGAAGCCTTCCTTGATGTCAGCAGAGACATCATGGGGATCGGCTCTGCTACTGCCACGGCCCGGAAACTTCTTGAAAAAATTTATCAACAGACCGGCCTTACGGCATCCGCCGGTGTCTCCTACAACAAATTCCTTGCCAAGGTGGCTTCGGACATCCGCAAACCCTCCGGCCTGACGGTCATACGGCCTGAAGATGCCCCCTCTTTTCTTGACAAGCTGCCCGTACGCCGTTTTTTCGGAGTTGGCAAAACCACAGAAAAAAAAATGCATCAGCACCTGCTTTTTACGGGGAAAGATCTGAAAGAAAAAGGAAAAGAGGGCCTGATGGCCCTTTTTGGAAAAGCCGGAGTTGACTTTTATCTTTTCGCCATCGGTCAGGATACCAGGCCCGTTGCACCGGGGAGAAGCAGAAAATCCATAGGCAGGGAGCTGACTTTAGAAAAGGATATCCGGACCAGAGAAGAAATGCTGGGCATTCTGCAGGAACTGGCACTGGACGTGGAAGGCAGTCTCTTCAGAAAAAAATGGGCCGGGCACACACTTACTTTAAAGGTGAGATACCCTGATTTTCGAAGTGTCACGCGGTCTACAACCCTTCCCCTTGCCATCTGGAAATCAGAAGACATGATGAGAGAAGTGTCCATCCTTCTGGACAGAACCGATGCGGAAAAAGAGGCTGTCCGCCTGCTGGGGCTTACCATGTCCCATTTCCCCGGCTCAGAAGAAAAAAGGGAACCCCAGGGAAGACAGCTGCTGCTTCCCTTTGCTGACAACTGCCCTTCAGGTCCTTTTTGA